A single genomic interval of Prunus dulcis chromosome 5, ALMONDv2, whole genome shotgun sequence harbors:
- the LOC117626913 gene encoding P-loop guanosine triphosphatase YjiA-like isoform X2, with amino-acid sequence MMATRFILSRARTSTKNLNLKCFSPLSQFIRNLSSVVSRESNFRNLKNPRPGYSRSMVSASNYNLDQDSALSLDTRVLATVITGFLGSGKTTLLNHILTSQHGKRIAVIENEFGEVDIDGSLVASHSSVSEDIVMVNNGCLCCTVRGDLVKMLLELVKKKRDKFNHIVIETTGLANPAPVIETFCMDELVSRHVKLDGVVTLVDAKHAMQHLNEVKPRFVVNEAVEQVAYADRIILNKIDLVTETELEVLTNRIKHINGMAQIKLAKFGSVDMDFVLGVGGYDLERIDSQVQVDSSCSPSHHHEAGHEHHNHHHDHVHDSTVSSVSIVYEGTLDLDEVDDWLERLIEEKGEDLYRMKGVLSINGSDQRYVFQGVHSTLDGCPGSTWGPDEKRINKLVFIGRNLDETTLRKGFRGCLV; translated from the exons ATGATGGCTACGAGATTCATACTCTCAAGAGCAAGAACATCAACTAAAAATCTCAATCTCAAATGTTTCTCACCACTCTCTCAATTCATCAGAAACCTCTCCTCCGTCGTTTCCAGAGAATCCAATTTCCGCAACCTCAAGAATCCACGTCCCGGATATTCCAGGAGCATGGTCTCTGCTTCAAACTACAATCTCGACCAGGACTCGGCCTTGAGTCTCGATACTCGTGTTCTAGCCACCGTCATCACCGGCTTTCTTGGTTCTGGAAAG ACTACACTGCTGAATCATATTCTGACATCTCAACATGGGAAGCGGATTGCGGTCATAGAAAATGag TTTGGTGAGGTGGATATTGATGGATCATTGGTTGCTAGTCATTCATCTGTGAGTGAAGACATTGTCATGGTCAATAATGGTTGCCTATGCTGTACTGTTCGGGGTGATCTAGTTAAAATGCTGTTGGAGTTGGTTAAGAAAAAACGAGACAAGTTTAATCATATTGTTATAGAAACCACGG GCCTTGCTAACCCAGCTCCCGTTATAGAAACATTTTGTATGGATGAACTTGTTTCAAGACATGTGAAACTGGATGGAGTTGTTACTTTGGTTGATGCCAAGCATGCAATGCAACATTTGAACGAAGTGAAACCAAGATTTGTGGTGAATGAGGCAGTGGAACAAGTGGCATATGCTGATCGTATTATATTGAACAAG ATAGATTTGGTGACCGAGACTGAATTGGAGGTGTTGACTAACAGAATCAAG CATATCAATGGGATGGCGCAAATCAAGCTAGCTAAATTTGGATCTGTGGACATGGACTTTGTTTTGGGTGTAGGAGGATATGATCTCGAAAG GATCGATAGTCAAGTTCAAGTAGATAGTTCCTGTTCTCCATCCCATCACCATGAAGCTGGACATG AACACCACAATCATCATCATGACCATGTACATGATTCTACTGTCTCAAGTGTCAGCATAGTTTATGAGGGAACCCTTGATCTTGACGAG GTGGACGATTGGCTTGAAAGGTTGATcgaagaaaaaggagaagacTTGTACAGGATGAAGGGTGTCTTATCTATAAATGGTTCTGATCAACGTTATGTTTTCCAG GGGGTGCACTCCACATTGGATGGGTGCCCAGGCAGTACATGGGGACCTGATGAGAAGAGGATTAACAAGCTTGTGTTCATAGGAAGGAATTTGGATGAAACTACTCTTAGAAAAGGTTTTAGAGGTTGTCTAGTATGA
- the LOC117626913 gene encoding P-loop guanosine triphosphatase YjiA-like isoform X1 — protein sequence MMATRFILSRARTSTKNLNLKCFSPLSQFIRNLSSVVSRESNFRNLKNPRPGYSRSMVSASNYNLDQDSALSLDTRVLATVITGFLGSGKTTLLNHILTSQHGKRIAVIENEFGEVDIDGSLVASHSSVSEDIVMVNNGCLCCTVRGDLVKMLLELVKKKRDKFNHIVIETTGLANPAPVIETFCMDELVSRHVKLDGVVTLVDAKHAMQHLNEVKPRFVVNEAVEQVAYADRIILNKIDLVTETELEVLTNRIKHINGMAQIKLAKFGSVDMDFVLGVGGYDLERIDSQVQVDSSCSPSHHHEAGHGAEHHNHHHDHVHDSTVSSVSIVYEGTLDLDEVDDWLERLIEEKGEDLYRMKGVLSINGSDQRYVFQGVHSTLDGCPGSTWGPDEKRINKLVFIGRNLDETTLRKGFRGCLV from the exons ATGATGGCTACGAGATTCATACTCTCAAGAGCAAGAACATCAACTAAAAATCTCAATCTCAAATGTTTCTCACCACTCTCTCAATTCATCAGAAACCTCTCCTCCGTCGTTTCCAGAGAATCCAATTTCCGCAACCTCAAGAATCCACGTCCCGGATATTCCAGGAGCATGGTCTCTGCTTCAAACTACAATCTCGACCAGGACTCGGCCTTGAGTCTCGATACTCGTGTTCTAGCCACCGTCATCACCGGCTTTCTTGGTTCTGGAAAG ACTACACTGCTGAATCATATTCTGACATCTCAACATGGGAAGCGGATTGCGGTCATAGAAAATGag TTTGGTGAGGTGGATATTGATGGATCATTGGTTGCTAGTCATTCATCTGTGAGTGAAGACATTGTCATGGTCAATAATGGTTGCCTATGCTGTACTGTTCGGGGTGATCTAGTTAAAATGCTGTTGGAGTTGGTTAAGAAAAAACGAGACAAGTTTAATCATATTGTTATAGAAACCACGG GCCTTGCTAACCCAGCTCCCGTTATAGAAACATTTTGTATGGATGAACTTGTTTCAAGACATGTGAAACTGGATGGAGTTGTTACTTTGGTTGATGCCAAGCATGCAATGCAACATTTGAACGAAGTGAAACCAAGATTTGTGGTGAATGAGGCAGTGGAACAAGTGGCATATGCTGATCGTATTATATTGAACAAG ATAGATTTGGTGACCGAGACTGAATTGGAGGTGTTGACTAACAGAATCAAG CATATCAATGGGATGGCGCAAATCAAGCTAGCTAAATTTGGATCTGTGGACATGGACTTTGTTTTGGGTGTAGGAGGATATGATCTCGAAAG GATCGATAGTCAAGTTCAAGTAGATAGTTCCTGTTCTCCATCCCATCACCATGAAGCTGGACATGGTGCCG AACACCACAATCATCATCATGACCATGTACATGATTCTACTGTCTCAAGTGTCAGCATAGTTTATGAGGGAACCCTTGATCTTGACGAG GTGGACGATTGGCTTGAAAGGTTGATcgaagaaaaaggagaagacTTGTACAGGATGAAGGGTGTCTTATCTATAAATGGTTCTGATCAACGTTATGTTTTCCAG GGGGTGCACTCCACATTGGATGGGTGCCCAGGCAGTACATGGGGACCTGATGAGAAGAGGATTAACAAGCTTGTGTTCATAGGAAGGAATTTGGATGAAACTACTCTTAGAAAAGGTTTTAGAGGTTGTCTAGTATGA